In Micromonospora sp. NBC_01813, the following are encoded in one genomic region:
- a CDS encoding class I adenylate-forming enzyme family protein, translating to MSDSAAGTPTNAGNLACVLEGRRADRGDLPGLYGEDGRSWTFDQIDLLAGGVATALRAQGIVAGDRVACYLTNGPEIAFFLFGCWKIGAVPVTVSSLYNAAELAESLAKTDPRLLLVDGRRPDVVADLATTSGHVPIRSISEPVADTEPYAPPVTGVEVLPWRQEIRVPAVDVAPDSEACVLFTGGTTGRPKAVSVTHGGTRDSLMRLARVATGTDAQGTAARDARPNLIALPLFHSGGQHSLLFTFFVGRPAVVWQRFGVDRLADLMDRYGFDNFFFLPTMVYDIVHAERDLPFDGVKSVLVAGQAISWPLRRAFEQRYRVPILVNYGSTEAGHIAGWTGRDMKAGRWKPGSAGRVYPGVELEIRDDTGAALPAGGQGEVVVRSALTKGYVDDAEASRELVRDGWVHTGDIGYVDDDGVLFLVGRKRDMIKCGGFQVWPEEIEDELRGHPLVSDVRVLGRPDDRLGEIPVALVVREADDAVSDAQLAERIVAYARDRLAHFKTPRRIEFVPALERSATGKLSRVAPATSTAGEG from the coding sequence ATGAGCGACAGCGCCGCGGGCACCCCGACGAACGCCGGCAACCTGGCCTGCGTCCTGGAGGGCCGCCGCGCCGACCGGGGCGACCTGCCGGGCCTGTACGGCGAGGACGGCCGATCGTGGACGTTCGACCAGATCGATCTGCTCGCCGGTGGGGTGGCCACCGCCCTGCGGGCACAGGGCATCGTCGCCGGTGACCGGGTCGCCTGCTACCTGACCAACGGCCCGGAGATCGCCTTCTTCCTCTTCGGCTGCTGGAAGATCGGCGCCGTTCCGGTCACCGTCAGCAGCCTCTACAACGCCGCCGAACTCGCCGAGTCGCTCGCCAAGACCGATCCTCGGCTGCTGCTCGTCGACGGACGCCGCCCGGACGTCGTCGCCGATCTCGCCACCACCAGCGGGCACGTCCCGATCCGCAGCATTTCGGAGCCGGTCGCCGACACCGAGCCGTACGCGCCGCCGGTCACCGGCGTCGAGGTGCTGCCCTGGCGTCAGGAGATCCGGGTGCCGGCGGTCGACGTTGCCCCGGATTCCGAGGCCTGCGTCCTGTTCACCGGCGGCACGACCGGACGACCGAAAGCGGTCAGCGTCACCCACGGCGGCACCCGCGACTCGCTGATGCGCCTGGCCCGGGTCGCCACCGGCACCGACGCGCAAGGCACCGCCGCGCGCGACGCCCGGCCGAACCTGATCGCCCTGCCGCTGTTCCACAGCGGCGGACAGCACTCGTTGCTGTTCACGTTCTTCGTCGGCCGCCCGGCGGTGGTCTGGCAACGGTTCGGCGTCGACCGGCTCGCCGACCTGATGGACCGGTACGGGTTCGACAACTTCTTCTTCCTGCCCACCATGGTCTACGACATCGTGCACGCCGAACGGGACCTGCCGTTCGACGGCGTCAAGTCCGTCCTGGTGGCCGGTCAGGCCATCTCGTGGCCACTGCGCCGCGCCTTCGAGCAGCGCTACCGGGTACCGATCCTGGTCAACTACGGATCCACCGAGGCCGGGCACATCGCCGGCTGGACCGGCCGGGACATGAAGGCCGGCCGCTGGAAGCCCGGCTCCGCCGGACGGGTCTACCCGGGCGTCGAACTGGAGATCCGCGACGACACCGGTGCCGCGCTACCGGCCGGGGGACAGGGCGAGGTGGTGGTCCGCTCGGCGCTGACCAAGGGGTACGTCGACGACGCCGAGGCGTCGCGGGAGCTGGTCCGCGACGGTTGGGTGCACACCGGCGACATCGGCTACGTCGACGACGACGGGGTGCTGTTCCTGGTCGGCCGCAAACGGGACATGATCAAGTGCGGCGGTTTCCAGGTGTGGCCGGAGGAGATCGAGGACGAGCTGCGCGGGCATCCGCTGGTCAGCGACGTCCGGGTACTCGGGCGTCCCGACGACCGGCTCGGGGAGATCCCGGTGGCGCTCGTGGTACGCGAGGCCGACGACGCGGTGTCCGACGCCCAACTGGCCGAGCGGATCGTCGCGTACGCCCGGGACCGGCTCGCCCACTTCAAGACGCCCCGGCGGATCGAATTCGTCCCGGCCCTGGAACGCAGCGCCACCGGCAAGCTCAGCCGGGTCGCGCCGGCGACCTCGACGGCGGGGGAGGGCTGA
- a CDS encoding AMP-binding protein, translating to MSDERTGFRLWAGAEPDLCAIVTADDERISYGELYAEVNRLSHGLFAHAGLRPGDTVAAVMTNSAGMVALYLAAMQSGLYLVTLNYHLTEPEIAYIVADSGAKVVVGSARVEQSVVAAAEAVPGVQVFIDGTPAIDQARPLSALTVGMPATSPEQTPAGSLMMYTSGTTGRPKGVKRPLSGVDADTGALTYRWLFKEFGMERPAFASWLVSAPMYHSANITPAMGALHAGGTMVLMDGWTPEGFLARVHQHRVTGTSMVPTHFYRLLQLPQQVRDSYDVSSLRYVLHGAAPCPREVKQQILDWFGPVVYEYYGSTEVGTTIARPHEWLAHPGTVGRPASISTLRILDELGNELPVGQTGIVYMRQGSDRIEYHNDPGKTEGARRDGLMTVWDVGHVDADGFLYITGRAAELILVGGVNVYPAEIEAALLSHDRVADAGVVGVPDPEFGEVPEAHIVLRETDADADTAVEEIRRHLAERLAKPKRPRSYVVREALPRDPNGKLYKARLTRSTEVSA from the coding sequence ATGAGCGACGAGCGGACCGGGTTCCGGCTGTGGGCCGGCGCAGAACCGGACCTGTGCGCGATCGTGACCGCCGATGATGAGCGAATCTCCTACGGCGAGCTGTACGCCGAGGTGAACCGGCTCTCGCACGGTTTGTTCGCCCACGCGGGTCTGCGTCCCGGCGACACGGTCGCCGCGGTCATGACCAACAGCGCGGGCATGGTCGCGCTCTACCTGGCGGCGATGCAGTCGGGGCTCTACCTGGTGACACTCAACTATCACCTGACCGAACCCGAGATCGCCTACATCGTCGCGGACAGCGGCGCCAAGGTGGTCGTCGGGTCGGCGCGCGTCGAGCAGTCCGTGGTCGCCGCCGCCGAGGCGGTACCCGGTGTCCAGGTGTTCATCGACGGCACACCCGCCATCGATCAGGCCCGGCCGCTGTCGGCACTCACCGTCGGGATGCCCGCGACGAGCCCGGAGCAGACCCCGGCCGGTTCGCTGATGATGTACACCTCGGGCACCACCGGTCGACCCAAGGGCGTGAAGCGGCCGCTGAGCGGTGTCGACGCCGACACCGGGGCGCTGACCTACCGGTGGCTGTTCAAGGAGTTCGGGATGGAGCGACCCGCGTTCGCGTCCTGGCTCGTCTCGGCCCCGATGTACCACTCCGCCAACATCACCCCGGCGATGGGCGCACTGCACGCTGGCGGCACGATGGTCCTGATGGACGGCTGGACGCCGGAGGGCTTCCTGGCCCGGGTCCACCAGCACCGCGTCACCGGGACGAGCATGGTGCCGACCCACTTCTACCGGCTGCTGCAACTGCCCCAGCAGGTACGCGACAGCTACGACGTATCCTCGCTGCGCTACGTCCTGCACGGTGCCGCACCGTGCCCACGCGAGGTGAAACAGCAGATCCTCGACTGGTTCGGCCCGGTGGTCTACGAGTACTACGGCTCGACCGAGGTCGGCACCACCATTGCCCGTCCGCACGAGTGGCTGGCCCATCCGGGCACGGTCGGCCGGCCAGCCTCGATCTCCACCCTGCGGATCCTCGACGAACTCGGCAACGAGCTGCCGGTCGGGCAGACCGGCATCGTCTACATGCGTCAGGGCTCCGACCGGATCGAGTACCACAACGATCCTGGCAAGACCGAGGGCGCCCGCCGCGACGGGTTGATGACCGTCTGGGACGTCGGCCACGTCGACGCCGACGGATTCCTGTACATCACCGGCCGGGCGGCCGAACTGATCCTGGTCGGCGGGGTCAACGTCTACCCGGCCGAAATCGAGGCGGCGTTGCTCAGCCACGACCGGGTCGCCGACGCCGGGGTCGTCGGCGTGCCCGACCCGGAGTTCGGCGAGGTGCCCGAGGCGCACATCGTGCTCCGGGAGACCGACGCGGACGCCGATACCGCCGTCGAGGAGATCCGGCGCCACCTCGCCGAGCGGCTGGCGAAGCCGAAGCGTCCGCGGTCGTACGTCGTGCGTGAGGCGCTGCCTCGGGATCCGAACGGCAAGCTCTACAAGGCCCGGCTCACCCGCTCCACGGAGGTCTCGGCGTGA
- a CDS encoding acyl-CoA dehydrogenase: MRATFTQEQQDIGKTVTALAQAQAGAARAALADSWQPCACDVPLLRDFGLLGVPESAGGIGSGLIDLLVAVEVLGAHLVPSRFAAHAGAVQLLCGDDRRPGPLPDDVLDGRRVLTPAVDVPQVAGWPRPSSPDPLVRTLVPYAAQADGFVVAGPGGVWLADAAEITARRSLDPSVPLSDVTVSTPQRVDPVGTGLSRATLVVAAELCGVAQGAIELAAEQARTRMQFGRVIGSFQGVAFQLAEAATARKAAWDLTLYAAWAVDNGRSDAGIQVHAAKAAAGKAAIFAAERCIQVYGGMGITMEADPHLFLRRALVLDARFGRGGWHRRRAGALRIEARRPV, encoded by the coding sequence GTGCGCGCCACATTCACCCAGGAACAGCAGGACATCGGCAAGACGGTCACGGCCCTCGCGCAGGCGCAGGCCGGTGCGGCGCGGGCCGCGCTGGCAGACAGCTGGCAACCCTGCGCGTGTGACGTCCCGCTGTTGCGCGACTTCGGGCTGCTCGGGGTGCCCGAGTCCGCCGGCGGTATCGGGTCGGGCCTGATCGATCTGCTCGTCGCGGTCGAGGTACTCGGCGCGCACCTGGTCCCGAGCCGGTTCGCGGCCCACGCGGGCGCCGTACAGCTGCTCTGCGGCGACGACCGGCGTCCCGGCCCACTGCCGGACGACGTCCTCGACGGACGCCGGGTGCTCACCCCGGCGGTCGACGTGCCGCAGGTGGCGGGTTGGCCGCGCCCGTCGTCGCCGGACCCCCTGGTGCGGACCCTGGTGCCGTACGCGGCGCAGGCGGACGGGTTCGTCGTCGCCGGTCCCGGCGGGGTGTGGCTCGCCGACGCGGCCGAGATCACCGCGCGGCGCTCGCTCGACCCGTCGGTGCCGCTGTCGGACGTCACGGTGTCCACCCCGCAACGGGTCGACCCGGTCGGCACCGGACTGTCGCGGGCGACGCTGGTGGTCGCGGCGGAGCTGTGCGGCGTCGCGCAGGGGGCGATCGAGCTGGCCGCCGAGCAGGCCCGTACCCGGATGCAGTTCGGCCGGGTGATCGGGTCGTTCCAGGGGGTCGCGTTCCAGCTCGCCGAGGCAGCCACGGCGCGTAAGGCGGCCTGGGACCTGACCCTGTACGCCGCCTGGGCGGTGGACAACGGCCGGTCCGATGCCGGGATCCAGGTACACGCCGCGAAGGCGGCCGCCGGAAAGGCGGCGATCTTCGCCGCTGAGCGGTGCATCCAGGTGTACGGCGGGATGGGAATCACCATGGAGGCGGATCCGCACCTGTTCCTGCGGCGGGCGTTGGTGCTCGATGCCCGGTTCGGCCGTGGCGGGTGGCATCGGCGGCGGGCTGGCGCACTACGGATCGAGGCACGCCGCCCAGTTTGA
- a CDS encoding enoyl-CoA hydratase/isomerase family protein has protein sequence MKKTEAELLEHQWDVENMEVDPEVLARYVRYDVDEQRSVATITFDRPDRLNAIPVAAFERVGDLVRQAETDDRVKVIVFTGEGEHFGTGADAAELGHYIGYKTGTDKASRRRPAQRQRILPDRNVLSSGFTRPIIESLKATICQVQGYCYGGHFQIALSADIVIASPDARFTHPAFRYLGPAPQDMYHWIEKVGLTTMKDVMLTMRAIGAEEGERKGLVTKVVERDELQRWVDDYADAIAVMPLDSLMMGKSMMQLVMEARGKGLGAMTGWVGHGWATNVSFADGDWNFLKERREKGLAQALADRDRLVAPFFRLSDTRSREK, from the coding sequence GTGAAGAAGACCGAAGCCGAACTTCTGGAACACCAGTGGGACGTCGAGAACATGGAGGTCGACCCCGAGGTTCTCGCGAGGTACGTCCGGTACGACGTCGACGAGCAGCGGTCCGTGGCGACCATCACCTTCGACCGGCCGGATCGGCTCAACGCCATCCCGGTGGCCGCCTTCGAACGCGTCGGTGACCTGGTCCGCCAGGCCGAGACCGACGACCGGGTCAAGGTCATCGTCTTCACGGGCGAGGGTGAGCACTTCGGTACCGGTGCCGACGCCGCCGAGCTCGGGCACTACATCGGCTACAAGACCGGCACCGACAAGGCGTCGCGGCGGCGGCCGGCACAGCGGCAGCGGATCCTGCCCGACCGCAACGTGCTCAGTTCCGGCTTCACCCGCCCGATCATCGAGTCGCTCAAGGCGACCATCTGCCAGGTGCAGGGGTACTGCTACGGCGGCCACTTCCAGATCGCGCTCTCGGCCGACATCGTCATCGCCAGCCCCGACGCCCGGTTCACCCACCCGGCGTTCCGCTATCTCGGTCCGGCGCCGCAGGACATGTACCACTGGATCGAGAAGGTCGGCCTGACCACGATGAAGGACGTCATGCTCACGATGCGGGCCATCGGCGCCGAGGAGGGCGAACGCAAGGGCCTGGTGACCAAGGTCGTCGAGCGTGACGAACTGCAGCGGTGGGTCGACGACTACGCCGACGCGATCGCGGTCATGCCGCTGGACTCGCTGATGATGGGCAAGTCGATGATGCAGCTGGTGATGGAGGCCCGGGGCAAGGGCCTCGGCGCGATGACCGGCTGGGTCGGGCACGGCTGGGCCACCAACGTCAGCTTCGCCGACGGGGACTGGAACTTCCTCAAGGAGCGCCGCGAGAAGGGCCTCGCCCAGGCGCTGGCCGACCGGGACCGGCTGGTCGCGCCCTTTTTCCGGCTCAGCGACACCCGGTCACGCGAGAAGTAG
- a CDS encoding acyl-CoA dehydrogenase family protein, protein MDFDDSDGDLAFRREIGAWLDEALRDVPDQEELSQSEREHWSRVWQDRLCAGNWAGLSWPVAHGGRGLDALAQAIFNEEAAVRGAPYPLNGVGMMLAGPTIIAHGTDEQQARHLPGILRGEQYWCQGFSEPGAGSDLASLRTAATRVDGGWRINGAKIWTSNAHNASRCLLLARTDAEAAKHRGITYFLAPMDGFTVRPLVMINGDTEFNEMFLDDVFVPDADVLGGVGNGWNVALTTLAFERGSMALNLWVWARQAVDRVVDLAIARGLADDSAFIDTVGALQCDAEAVRIGSMRMVGESRAGGIPGPETSALKSLWAGVVQNANRLAVQLDDAGGVLLDGDGAAARMHRYLRARAHTIEGGTEEVQKSILAERVLNLPRSR, encoded by the coding sequence GTGGACTTCGATGACAGCGACGGCGATCTGGCGTTCCGGCGAGAGATCGGCGCTTGGCTCGATGAAGCGTTGCGTGACGTGCCCGACCAGGAGGAGTTGTCCCAGTCCGAGCGGGAGCACTGGTCACGGGTGTGGCAGGACCGGCTCTGCGCCGGTAACTGGGCCGGCCTGTCCTGGCCGGTGGCCCATGGTGGGCGCGGCCTGGACGCACTGGCGCAGGCGATCTTCAACGAGGAGGCGGCGGTCCGGGGTGCGCCCTATCCGCTCAACGGCGTCGGCATGATGCTGGCCGGGCCGACGATCATCGCGCACGGCACCGACGAGCAGCAGGCCCGGCATCTGCCCGGGATCCTGCGTGGCGAGCAGTACTGGTGCCAGGGCTTCAGCGAGCCCGGTGCCGGCTCCGACCTGGCCAGCCTGCGGACGGCCGCGACCCGGGTCGACGGCGGCTGGCGGATCAACGGCGCCAAGATCTGGACCTCCAACGCGCACAACGCGTCCAGGTGTCTGTTGCTGGCCCGGACCGACGCCGAGGCGGCCAAGCACCGGGGCATCACCTACTTCCTCGCGCCGATGGACGGGTTCACCGTCCGGCCGCTGGTGATGATCAACGGGGACACCGAGTTCAACGAGATGTTCCTCGACGACGTGTTCGTCCCCGACGCCGACGTGCTCGGTGGAGTCGGCAACGGCTGGAACGTCGCGCTCACCACGCTCGCCTTCGAACGCGGCAGCATGGCGCTGAACCTGTGGGTCTGGGCCCGGCAGGCGGTGGACCGGGTCGTCGACCTGGCGATCGCCCGGGGACTGGCCGACGACAGCGCCTTCATCGACACGGTGGGCGCGCTGCAGTGCGACGCCGAGGCGGTCCGGATCGGGTCGATGCGCATGGTGGGGGAGAGTCGGGCCGGCGGGATTCCCGGCCCGGAGACCTCGGCGTTGAAGAGCTTGTGGGCCGGGGTGGTCCAGAACGCGAACCGCCTCGCGGTGCAGCTCGACGACGCCGGCGGCGTGCTGCTCGACGGCGACGGTGCCGCCGCCCGGATGCACCGGTACCTGCGGGCCCGCGCGCACACGATCGAGGGCGGCACGGAGGAAGTCCAGAAGTCGATTCTCGCGGAGCGGGTGCTGAACCTGCCCCGCTCACGTTGA
- a CDS encoding LLM class flavin-dependent oxidoreductase: MKVSCFLSAQFDPAASAADGIDDVLAQAAAAEAAGFHAVYLGHHFLARSAFVQPIPLAGYLAQATVRVRIGFAVLLAPLLNPVALAEDLASLDVLSRGRLTVGMGAGYRKRETAAFGVEWSDRLRRLREYVPILRSLWNGETIDLAGSWGEVPGASLALRPVQPGGPPLWIGAFAEPAIRRAARLDAPWLIGPKGNDEELARLLGIYRGELIDRGFAVDREYPMTREAFIGDTYAAAVAGVRPHLQRQYAGYKSWDDAQSLDVDRYLAEDCLVGSADQIVDKLRRWETELGITEVSLRHQFVGAGQAEAMEQLARFGAEVIPRLATSTPTPGEVR; the protein is encoded by the coding sequence GTGAAGGTCAGCTGTTTCCTCAGCGCCCAGTTCGACCCGGCGGCGAGCGCCGCCGACGGCATCGACGACGTGCTCGCCCAGGCCGCCGCCGCCGAGGCCGCCGGCTTCCACGCCGTCTACCTGGGACACCACTTCCTGGCCCGGTCGGCGTTCGTCCAGCCGATACCGCTGGCCGGGTATCTCGCCCAGGCGACCGTACGGGTACGCATCGGCTTCGCGGTGCTGCTGGCGCCGCTGCTCAACCCGGTCGCGCTCGCAGAGGATCTCGCCTCCCTCGACGTGCTCTCCCGGGGGCGGCTGACCGTTGGCATGGGTGCCGGCTATCGCAAACGCGAGACCGCCGCGTTCGGGGTGGAGTGGAGCGACCGGTTGCGGCGGCTGCGGGAGTACGTGCCGATCCTGCGGTCGCTGTGGAACGGCGAGACGATCGACCTCGCCGGCAGCTGGGGCGAGGTCCCCGGCGCGTCGTTGGCACTGCGCCCGGTGCAGCCCGGCGGCCCGCCGCTGTGGATCGGCGCGTTCGCCGAGCCGGCGATCCGCCGCGCCGCCCGGCTGGACGCACCGTGGCTCATCGGCCCCAAAGGCAACGACGAGGAACTCGCCCGGCTGCTCGGTATCTACCGCGGCGAACTGATCGACCGCGGCTTCGCCGTCGACCGCGAGTACCCGATGACCCGGGAGGCCTTCATCGGCGACACCTACGCCGCCGCCGTCGCGGGCGTCCGCCCGCACCTGCAGCGCCAGTACGCGGGCTACAAGTCGTGGGACGACGCCCAGTCCCTGGACGTCGACCGGTACCTGGCCGAGGACTGCCTGGTCGGCTCGGCGGACCAGATCGTCGACAAGCTCCGCCGCTGGGAGACCGAGCTCGGCATCACCGAGGTCTCGCTGCGCCACCAGTTCGTCGGTGCCGGCCAGGCCGAGGCGATGGAGCAACTGGCCCGGTTCGGCGCCGAGGTCATCCCCCGGCTCGCCACCTCGACTCCGACCCCCGGGGAGGTCCGATGA
- a CDS encoding LLM class flavin-dependent oxidoreductase: MKFGIMNLFPVADGASDHQVLRETLDEIQLADELGFDSIWLAEHHFSKYGILGSPVNFGMAVAERTKRITIGTAVLVLPLHHPLRLAEDIAALDVLSGGRVTIGVGRGYQPAEFAGFGIPLAESKQRYQETLDVLRLALSQESFSYHGEIYHYDDVTTYPRPFTPGGPPILQGTVSPDSFRERGAVGEPIITSPNFTPLGIMQKNFSAYRKSMQDNGFDIASYELPFMQQVWCGDSEDGLREAAQAAMNYYKSVGKVIPGSEEAIEQERSYYAAVAKNIELLTLEQTLTHGGNFGSAQRVIETIEMLRDQLGINHYIGWLRIPSLDRRSALKSMEEFADKVIPHFRASGQGDELVTTPATEAVVG; this comes from the coding sequence GTGAAGTTCGGAATCATGAACCTGTTCCCGGTAGCCGACGGCGCATCTGACCATCAGGTGCTGCGGGAGACTCTCGATGAGATCCAGCTGGCCGACGAGCTCGGGTTCGACTCGATCTGGCTGGCCGAGCACCACTTCTCGAAGTACGGCATCCTCGGCAGCCCGGTCAACTTCGGCATGGCCGTCGCCGAGCGGACCAAGCGGATCACCATCGGCACGGCGGTGCTCGTCCTGCCACTGCACCACCCGCTGCGCCTGGCCGAGGACATCGCAGCCCTCGACGTGCTCAGCGGCGGCCGGGTCACCATCGGCGTCGGCCGCGGCTACCAGCCCGCCGAGTTCGCCGGTTTCGGGATCCCGCTGGCCGAGTCGAAGCAGCGCTACCAGGAGACCCTGGACGTGCTGCGGCTGGCGCTGTCGCAGGAGAGTTTTTCCTACCACGGCGAGATCTACCACTACGACGACGTCACGACCTACCCGCGGCCGTTCACCCCCGGCGGTCCGCCGATCCTGCAGGGCACGGTCTCCCCGGACAGCTTCCGCGAACGGGGCGCCGTCGGCGAGCCGATCATCACCTCACCGAACTTTACGCCGTTGGGCATCATGCAGAAGAACTTCAGCGCCTACCGCAAGAGCATGCAGGACAACGGGTTCGACATCGCCAGCTACGAACTGCCGTTCATGCAGCAGGTCTGGTGCGGTGACAGCGAGGACGGCCTGCGGGAGGCAGCCCAGGCCGCGATGAACTACTACAAGTCGGTCGGCAAGGTGATACCGGGTTCGGAGGAGGCGATCGAGCAGGAGCGGTCCTACTACGCGGCGGTCGCCAAGAACATCGAACTGTTGACCCTGGAGCAGACCCTGACCCACGGCGGGAACTTCGGCTCGGCACAGCGCGTCATCGAGACCATCGAGATGCTGCGCGACCAACTCGGCATCAACCACTACATCGGCTGGCTGCGCATCCCGTCGCTCGATCGGCGCAGCGCGTTGAAGTCGATGGAGGAGTTCGCCGACAAGGTCATCCCGCACTTTCGCGCCAGCGGCCAGGGCGACGAGCTGGTGACCACGCCCGCCACCGAGGCGGTCGTCGGGTGA
- a CDS encoding LLM class flavin-dependent oxidoreductase yields the protein MKFGIMASHQYPPGDDLRTHLDELFGTVELAAELGYDSVWTINHFQSNLATPQPISMLASLIPRSGDMTLGTGILLLPMFHPVHIAEEFATLDQLSGGRVVLGVGAGYRENEFAAFGIDPQARFRRFDESLRLIRALWTGRPVTHDGEFYPQTDATIGVRPLTPDGPPIWIGAGGRKAVRRAARLGDAWYAPGNSPSRRFLPEHLAVYDEALAEYGRDPASVQRPVGVELYCAPSTEQAVTEALPHARREYSTYAEYPALRWQRDRFDELVRNTLLLGSPEFLIERISALRDLGFDHLIFRPGWLGMPAEKLRASLRLFAAEVFPAFRLKEPS from the coding sequence ATGAAGTTCGGCATCATGGCGTCGCACCAGTACCCGCCCGGCGACGACCTGCGTACGCACCTCGACGAGCTGTTCGGCACCGTCGAACTCGCCGCGGAGCTGGGCTACGACTCGGTCTGGACGATCAACCACTTCCAGTCCAACCTGGCCACCCCGCAACCGATCTCGATGCTGGCGAGCCTGATCCCGCGCTCCGGTGACATGACGCTCGGCACCGGCATCCTGCTGCTGCCGATGTTCCACCCGGTGCACATCGCGGAGGAGTTCGCCACCCTGGACCAGCTGTCCGGCGGGCGGGTGGTCCTCGGGGTCGGTGCCGGCTACCGGGAGAACGAGTTCGCGGCCTTCGGTATCGACCCGCAGGCCCGGTTCCGCCGCTTCGACGAGAGCCTGCGGCTGATCCGGGCCCTGTGGACCGGGCGACCGGTCACCCATGACGGCGAGTTCTACCCGCAGACCGATGCGACGATCGGCGTACGGCCGCTGACACCGGATGGTCCGCCGATCTGGATCGGCGCCGGCGGCCGGAAGGCGGTCCGTCGGGCCGCCCGCCTCGGCGACGCCTGGTACGCGCCGGGCAACTCACCGAGCCGGCGGTTCCTGCCCGAGCATCTCGCCGTCTACGACGAGGCGCTGGCCGAGTACGGCCGGGATCCGGCGTCGGTGCAGCGCCCCGTCGGCGTCGAGCTGTACTGCGCGCCGAGCACCGAGCAGGCCGTCACCGAGGCGCTGCCGCACGCCCGGCGGGAGTACTCCACGTACGCCGAGTACCCGGCGCTGCGCTGGCAGCGGGACCGCTTCGACGAACTGGTCCGCAACACGCTGCTGCTGGGCTCGCCGGAGTTCCTCATCGAACGGATCTCCGCCCTGCGTGACCTGGGATTCGACCATCTCATCTTCCGCCCGGGGTGGCTCGGCATGCCGGCCGAGAAGCTACGCGCCTCGCTGCGGCTGTTCGCCGCCGAAGTGTTCCCCGCCTTCCGACTTAAGGAACCATCGTGA
- a CDS encoding LLM class flavin-dependent oxidoreductase, with amino-acid sequence MKFGILLDHQYDLGDDLQRRIGETVEYVQHIRDLGYDSVFGIHHYLSSLRTPQPMPLLSRLVEHSGTMQLGTGILILPLGHPVHWAEEIATIDQMSGGRFVLGIGSGYRDEEFASFGVDRRTRVSRMNESLSVMQQLWTGEPVHHAGRHFTLDGVRCSVLPVQRPHPPVWVGANGPTGIARIARQGLPWLASSNVRRNWAVGNLAEYREQRRAAGFSDQGAVFPIHRDLCVADSADAAFAMAGDAVRRSYGEYVQYGMDFFESQWDSIKEKALFFGSPDDIAAKISDFAAAGYNHFVFRAQWLGLPIERSIEIVERFAREVMPRFRA; translated from the coding sequence GTGAAGTTCGGCATCCTCCTCGACCACCAGTACGACCTCGGCGACGACCTGCAGCGGCGCATCGGCGAGACCGTCGAGTACGTCCAGCACATTCGGGACCTCGGCTACGACTCGGTGTTCGGCATCCACCACTACCTGTCGTCGCTGCGGACGCCACAGCCGATGCCGTTGCTGAGCCGGCTCGTCGAGCACTCCGGCACCATGCAGCTGGGCACCGGCATCCTCATCCTGCCGCTGGGCCACCCGGTGCACTGGGCCGAGGAGATCGCCACGATCGACCAGATGTCCGGTGGGCGCTTCGTGCTGGGGATCGGCTCGGGCTACCGCGACGAGGAGTTCGCCTCGTTCGGCGTCGACCGGCGCACCCGGGTGTCGCGGATGAACGAGTCACTGTCGGTGATGCAGCAGCTGTGGACCGGTGAGCCGGTCCACCACGCGGGCCGGCACTTCACCCTCGACGGGGTGCGGTGCAGCGTACTGCCGGTCCAGCGGCCGCACCCACCGGTCTGGGTCGGCGCCAACGGCCCGACCGGCATCGCCCGGATCGCCCGGCAGGGACTGCCGTGGCTGGCCTCGTCGAACGTGCGCCGCAACTGGGCCGTGGGCAACCTGGCGGAGTACCGCGAGCAGCGCCGGGCGGCCGGATTCAGTGACCAGGGCGCTGTCTTCCCGATCCACCGGGACCTGTGCGTCGCGGATTCCGCCGACGCCGCGTTCGCGATGGCCGGCGACGCCGTCCGCCGCTCCTACGGCGAGTACGTCCAGTACGGGATGGACTTCTTCGAGTCCCAGTGGGACTCGATCAAGGAGAAGGCGCTCTTCTTCGGCTCGCCCGACGACATCGCCGCGAAGATCTCCGACTTCGCCGCCGCCGGCTACAACCACTTCGTCTTCCGTGCCCAGTGGCTCGGACTGCCGATCGAGCGGTCGATCGAGATCGTCGAGCGGTTCGCCCGCGAGGTCATGCCGAGGTTCCGGGCATGA